The following coding sequences lie in one Treponema sp. OMZ 790 genomic window:
- a CDS encoding type II secretion system protein GspD, translating to MKKKAVLFILFFSVCMLYGQEGVKDTKSEKYELKYIEVKRFIDALPEELKKNKINILPDINGFVIKGNKEDQKIVNEYIKILDTERKEKEVLLKYISSEELLKHLPPAVSKESIVLTGNPNLIFFRGNDIKKEKFLKELELIDRPKAQIRYQLLVVQYEKSENINWAKSLEVKKAKGKPINEFSGVMSNIFNINFDIVSKFGYQFIAKLNFELAENKARVLADTTLNGITGEEVRFQNTNTFRYIDKTLDSNGKPVYGSMREITSGLLLNIKGNVSGDEMITMEVNAQVSKQGSGGVTSGVLPPTSEKIVKTKVRTPSGKPIIIGGLLQVEQNSSEKKIPGLGDIPIAGLAFKDINGSETVTEMVIYIVPYLHREKGQKERRGERLIRLYKKYIEGEDKE from the coding sequence ATGAAAAAGAAGGCAGTTTTATTTATATTATTTTTCTCGGTATGTATGCTATATGGGCAAGAAGGAGTTAAAGATACAAAAAGTGAAAAATATGAATTAAAGTATATTGAAGTAAAAAGATTTATAGATGCATTGCCTGAAGAACTGAAAAAAAATAAGATAAATATATTGCCGGATATAAACGGATTTGTAATAAAAGGAAACAAAGAAGATCAAAAAATAGTAAATGAATATATCAAAATATTGGATACGGAAAGAAAAGAAAAAGAAGTATTATTAAAGTATATATCTTCGGAAGAATTATTAAAGCATCTTCCGCCTGCGGTAAGTAAAGAAAGTATAGTCTTGACCGGAAATCCTAATCTTATATTTTTTAGAGGAAACGATATAAAAAAGGAAAAGTTTTTAAAGGAATTGGAACTTATAGATAGGCCTAAAGCACAGATAAGATATCAGCTTTTGGTAGTACAATACGAAAAAAGTGAAAACATAAATTGGGCAAAAAGTCTTGAAGTCAAAAAAGCTAAGGGAAAGCCTATTAACGAGTTTTCAGGCGTAATGAGTAATATATTTAATATAAACTTTGATATAGTCAGTAAATTCGGCTATCAATTTATAGCAAAACTTAATTTTGAACTGGCTGAAAACAAGGCAAGGGTTTTAGCGGATACGACATTAAACGGAATAACGGGAGAAGAAGTAAGATTCCAAAATACCAATACATTCAGATATATAGATAAAACCCTTGATTCAAACGGTAAGCCTGTGTACGGTTCGATGAGAGAGATAACGTCGGGTTTATTACTTAACATAAAAGGTAATGTATCCGGAGACGAAATGATAACCATGGAAGTAAATGCACAAGTGTCAAAACAGGGTTCAGGAGGAGTGACAAGCGGAGTTTTACCTCCCACATCGGAAAAAATAGTAAAAACAAAAGTGCGTACTCCTTCCGGTAAACCGATTATCATAGGCGGCTTATTACAGGTTGAACAAAACTCAAGCGAAAAAAAGATTCCCGGTTTAGGAGACATACCGATAGCAGGCTTAGCTTTTAAAGATATAAACGGCTCTGAAACTGTAACTGAAATGGTCATCTACATAGTGCCGTATTTACACCGAGAAAAAGGGCAGAAAGAAAGACGCGGAGAAAGGCTTATAAGGCTCTATAAAAAATACATAGAAGGAGAAGATAAAGAATGA